The genomic region GAGCGGGATGTAGCCCTCCTCGCTCTGCCCGCGCTCGATCATGACGTTGATCTCGTCGCCGGGCTGCACCTTGGGGTTGCCCTCGGCGTCCTGCAACTGCGCGATGGGCACCAGGCCCTCGGACTTGGAGCCCACGTCCACCACCACGTGGGTGGGCGTGATCTTGAGCACGGTGCCCTTGAGGACGCGGTCCTCGTGGGTCTGGGCTTCGGTTTCGGCGGTGAAGGTTTCCAGGGCGGTGGCGAAGTCTTCCATGGTTTCTTTGTCTTTGCGAGCGCCCGCGGCCGGTCGCTCAGGGATTTTGCTCTCCGGGGCCGTGGTCACCGGCGGGGAAGACTCCGCCACAGCGGAGGCCTCCGCAGGCTGCGGGGAAACCGTGGAGTCGGGATGGTTATCGCGGTTCGAATCCAACGAAGCTGCTCCCGTGACTACGGACGGCTGGAATTAAGATGGCTTCCGTTATAGAAGAGCCCGGGTTTTGGGGACCTACGGGCTAGAGGCTCCAGCGGCCGGATCCGCGGCGCGGCGGCGCCACGAACTCTTCGACTATAGCAACCGCTCCGGAAGGGTGTCAAACCATGGAGCCCGGAAACCCGCCGCGCGCCCTGCACCATTTCCGGGGCGATGCGCGTCGGAGGCGGGTTTTCCCCGCTGGCCGCGCGCCCCCCGCCATTCCCTGCATGCCGCCAATCTGCTACCCTCTGCCGCCATGGACTACCTGTGGACCCCCTGGCGCTATGCCTACGTCACCACCGCCGACAAGACCCCCGGCTGCATCTTCTGTGAGGCCCCCAAGGAGCGCGACGACCGCAAGGCCCGCATCGTGCACCGCGGCCGCGCCTGCTACGTCATCTTGAACGCCTTTCCCTATACCTCGGGGCACGTCATGATCGTGCCCTACGCCCACCTGGACGAACTGCAGAAGCTGCCCGCGGAGGCGGCGCAGGAGATGATGGCGCTGGCGCAGAAGATGGAAGGCGTGCTGCGCGCGGTGTACCGGCCCGAGGGTCTGAACCTGGGTATGAACCTGGGCAAGGCGGCGGGCGCGGGCGTGGCCGGGCACCTCCACCTGCACGTGCTGCCGCGCTGGACCGCGGATTCCAACTTCATGGCCACGGTGGCGGAGACGCGCGTCCTGCCCGAGGCCCTGGAAACCACCTGGGAGCGGCTGAAGCAGAAGCTTTAGCCGTCAGCCGTCAGCGGTCAGCCATCAGGTAAGGCAAGGGTTCGTTTTTCCTGACGGCTGATGGCTGATACCTGACGGCTGGATGCGGTATCCTGCCCCGCGTGCCCCACAAAGCCAAAGCCGTCGCCGACGCGGAGCGCGCCGCCTTTCGCGCCGCGCTGCCCCCGGATGCGGCCGCGCGCTGGGCGACGGGCGGGCGCCGCATCGCCGTGGTGCTCTCCGGCGGCGGCGCCCGCGGCGCCTACGAGGCCGGGGTGCTGCTGGCCTTCCAGGACGCCGGCCTGCCTACCCACATCCTGGCCGCCACCTCCATCGGCAGCATCAACGCCGCCTCCTACGCCTCCCACTCCTCCACCCTGGTAGGCAACGCCGAGTCCATGGTGCAGTCCTGGTCGGAGGTCACGCCGGCGGCGGTGGGCATCGACTGGACGCGCTACATCTTCATGCTGGCGGGGCTGATTGCGGCCACCGCGGGGCTGGGCAACCTGCTGCGCCAGGCGCTGCAGGAGAGCCAGATCGCCATCCACCTCCTCTATCCCAAGCTCACCTGGACCATGCTGGCGCTGGCAGGCGTGGCCGTGCTCCTGCTCTATGACCGCGTGCCCTACCTGGGCTACGTGCTCCTCAACCTGCTCTCGGGATCGGCGTGGAAGCCGGACCGCCGCAAGCTGGTGCTCTCCCTGCTGGCCAACCTGGTGGTGTGGAGCTTCGTGGTGCTGACGCTGCTCGTCGCCCACCTGCACCTGTGGGGACTGGCGGTCCTGCTGAGCGCGCGCGCCAAGCTGCTGGGCGCGGCGCTGGCGCTGCTGCTGGCGGCGCTGGGCTGGATCCTGCGCCAGCCCGTCAGCTTCCTCAGCCACAAGGTCCTGCGCCTGCCCCTGCGCAGCGGCCTCTTTCCCAACTACGAGCGCACCCGCTTCCTGCGCGATCGCCTGCGTGTGGAGAAGCTGCGCGCCTCGCCCATGCGCGTGGTCCTCACCGCCGCCGAGGTCGAGAGCGGCCAGGAGAGCTACTTCACCAACGCCGCGCGCGAACAACTGCTCGCCGACCCAGGCGTGGACCCGGGCTTCGTGCAGACCGAGATCGAGGAGGTCCGCGACCTGCTGCTGGCGGTCATCGCCTCCTCCGCCTTTCCCCTGGCCTACGAAGTGGTGCCCATGGCCAAGCGGCTGTGGACCGACGGCGGCATCGTCGCCAACCAGCCCATCCGTCCCGCTATCCGCCTGGGTGCCGACGTGCTCTTCCTGGTGATGATGGAGCCGCGCCAGCAGGAGGCGGTGGAGGTGCGTACCTTCCTGGACGTGGGCGTGCGCGCCCTCGATATCCTGATGGCGCAGAACCTGAAGACCGACCTGGAGAACCTGGCCGCCATCAACCGCCTGTGCGAATTGCACGCGGCGCGCCTGAAGGTGCGTCCCGAACAGGTGCGCGTGGACCTGGGCACGCGCGCCTACCGCTACGTCAAGGCCTTCACGGTGCGCCCGGAGCAGCCGCTCCAGGCCACCGTGCTCGACTTCGACGGCAAGATCACCGGCCCCGCCATCGCCCAGGGCTACCACGACGGCGGCGCCGCGGTGCGCGATTTCCTGGCGTATCTGGCGGGAGCGCCCGCGGGCGGGCCGCGCTACGTCCTGCGCTTCCAGGCGGAGGAAGTGCGCTAGCCGCGCACCAGCTTCTCCATGGCGGCTTCGTCGAGGACCTTGACGCCCAGTTCGCGGGCCTTGTCG from Terriglobales bacterium harbors:
- a CDS encoding HIT domain-containing protein, whose protein sequence is MDYLWTPWRYAYVTTADKTPGCIFCEAPKERDDRKARIVHRGRACYVILNAFPYTSGHVMIVPYAHLDELQKLPAEAAQEMMALAQKMEGVLRAVYRPEGLNLGMNLGKAAGAGVAGHLHLHVLPRWTADSNFMATVAETRVLPEALETTWERLKQKL
- a CDS encoding patatin-like phospholipase family protein, whose amino-acid sequence is MPHKAKAVADAERAAFRAALPPDAAARWATGGRRIAVVLSGGGARGAYEAGVLLAFQDAGLPTHILAATSIGSINAASYASHSSTLVGNAESMVQSWSEVTPAAVGIDWTRYIFMLAGLIAATAGLGNLLRQALQESQIAIHLLYPKLTWTMLALAGVAVLLLYDRVPYLGYVLLNLLSGSAWKPDRRKLVLSLLANLVVWSFVVLTLLVAHLHLWGLAVLLSARAKLLGAALALLLAALGWILRQPVSFLSHKVLRLPLRSGLFPNYERTRFLRDRLRVEKLRASPMRVVLTAAEVESGQESYFTNAAREQLLADPGVDPGFVQTEIEEVRDLLLAVIASSAFPLAYEVVPMAKRLWTDGGIVANQPIRPAIRLGADVLFLVMMEPRQQEAVEVRTFLDVGVRALDILMAQNLKTDLENLAAINRLCELHAARLKVRPEQVRVDLGTRAYRYVKAFTVRPEQPLQATVLDFDGKITGPAIAQGYHDGGAAVRDFLAYLAGAPAGGPRYVLRFQAEEVR